TCCATTTACTCATTGGCCCCCATGGACTGTCATCATGACACATCAAACCCACACGAACCACTATACGACCGCTTTAGTGGGAACTGTCCTCGTCAGCTCTCCATCCTCATCGAGTATTTTATCATCCTATATTTTAATGCAaactattttatattatttttatcagaaACTTgtgaattttaaatattttttattctatttGAATACCAAAACAACGAAGAAATACCCATAACTATCTATAGGTATTAGGAATTGTATAATCTGTTTGATTTCAGAGTTCATTTGGGTTCCAATGCACCAATCATGTCAACCAATTTGGTCATTCCGCCCCTAATTTCAATTCCAACACTAATTCATTGTCAATTTTGACGCTGATCATGAAAACAGAACCCACCAATCCTATTATCCCACCTCCGTCGTTTCGTACGTTGATGCCCACTAACCCACCCCTTTGAAGCGTAATCCGACTCATAATCGAATTCCCTCATCCAGAAACCAATCTGTATAGTCTATTCCGATTCTTTGCATAATCCCTCCTTTTGCcacctaattatatatatatatatatatatatattatagatatatgcatatatatcgaTAAAACCCTCGTCGTCTGGCTTCTCTGCCACCACCACCCTTCTCTGTCTGTAGTATCCCTCCGCAAAACCCACCCAGCAAATAAAGAAGGAATCCGGAAGAAAACATCGAACCGATGAAACGCTAGGGTTTGTGAGGTGTTTCGCCGCTAGGGATTGCGAGGGTTCTGATCCTGTTGTTGTTGAGCGGGAGGGGCAGCCATGGACGACCTCGAGAAGGCGATCCTCCTCGTGTACGAACCCGGCGCCGCCGACCTGGCTCTCCGCGCCCAGGCCATGGCCTTCTGCGACCGTGCTAAGGCCGACCCCTCTGCCCTCCTCCGCCTCTGCCTCGATCGGCTCAACCGCTCCCCCCTCGTCCCCGTCCACTTCTGGTGCCTCCAGGCCCTCCACGACGCCATCCTTCTCTGCTACCCCTCCATCCCCCCCGCCGACCTCCACCTCCTCCGGTCCGCCCTCCTCTCCCTCGCGTCCGACCGTCCCCTCCCCCCCGCCTACCCTCCTTTCCTCAGGAACAAGCTCGCCCAGGCCCTCGCCGCCCTCATCCGCCACGAGTACCCCTCCGTGTGGCCCGACCCCTTCCTCCGCACCCTCCCCTGCGTCCCCTCCGCCGACCCCGCCTCCGTCGACATGTTCGCCCGTCTCCTCGTCGCCCTCGACGATGACCTCCTCAGCCACGACTATCCCCGGTCCCCTGAGGAGTCCGCCGATGCTACCCGTGTCAAAGACGCCATGCGCCTGCAGTGCGTCCCCCAGATCGCCCGTCATTGGTTCGATGCGGCGTCATTCTACCGGTCCTCCAACCCTTCCCTCGCCACCGCAGCCCTTGACACCATGCGGCGCTATGTCACTTGGATCGACATCGCTCTCATCGCCAACGAAGCATTCGTCCCCCTTCTTTTCGATCTTATTCTGGCTCCCAGCTCGACCGAACAACTGAGAGCTGCTGCTGGTGGCTGTGTTCTTGCCATCGCCCAGAAGAGGATGGATCCTCGCCAGAAGGTTGCACTTCTCCGCACTCTACCAATAAACCGGGTGTTTAGCGACCCAGAATTGGTTCTAAAGGTTCCAGATCTGGTCACCGGATATGCTGCTGAGGCCCTAGAATGCTATAAGAAGCTGGGTTCGGCAGAGATAGATGGTTCCTCGCCTCTGGAACTTCTTGAGGAGGTCCTGCCTTCGGTGTTCTATGTGATGCAGGAAAGCGAGGAAGTTGAATTAGGTAATGTGGTCGATTTTCTGTCAGATTATGTTACCACCATGAAGTCACCCTCCCAGAAACAAGCAATGTATCTTGGTCGGATACTACAAGTTATCAGAGAGCAGATATGCTACGATCCTGCTTACAGGAGCAATCTTGATATCCCAGATAAAATAGGTAGAGAGGAGGAGGACCAGATGGCCGAACACCGGAAGGGGCTGCTTATGCTATTCTGTAGTGTTTGCCGGGTTGCACCCGATGTCACACAACTTTTTATCCAAACTCTATTAATCAGCGCCCTTTCCTCTTCAGAAGCAAGCGTGGAGGAAGCAGAAGCCACTCTTACGTTGTTCTACAGGTTAGGTGAGACTGTAAATGAAGAAGCTGCGAGGACTGGTAGTGGGTCGTTGCATGAGTTGGTCGATATGCTCCTTTCGTCACGATTCCCTTGCCATTCTCATCGAATGGTGGCACTCATCTACCTGGAGACTGTCACGAGGTTTATGAAGTTTGTACAGGATAATCCTCAGTATGTACCTCATGTGCTGTCTGTCTTCTTGGATGAGAGAGGCATACACCATCCAAATCTCAACGTGAGCAGACGGGCTAGTTATCTTTTCATGAGAGCTGTCAAGTTACTGAAAGCTAAGTTTGTGCCTTACTTGGATATGATTTTGCAAGTATGTAACCTTTCCCCTTCGTTTATGGTTTATTATGTTGTCTTTTTTTCTGTTCTTAAATAGGTTACTCATATCTGGTTTATTGAATCACAGGGACTACAGGATATTGTAGCTCAATTCACTAGCTCAGATTGGAGTTCTAAGGATCTCAAGTGCCCTGGTTCTGAAGATGGCAGTCAAACATTTGAGGTGTCACTTCTTGAAACTGAAAAATGTGTTCTCTGCAATTTCATTGAGCGAAGATAATGTtcttatcattccttctatttgttTCTGGGGATGTCAGGCAATAGGATTATTGATTGGCATGGAAGATGTACCCTTGGAAAAGCAATCTGAGTACTTGGCAGCATTTCTCAACCCTCTTTGTGAAAAGGTTAATGTGGAATTGGAGATTTCTTGTTGTTTCCCATCTATCCTTCTGTTTGTTCACCGGTCCTCGTAATTGCTTCAGCATCAAATGTAGTGAATGACCAATAAGTTGACTTATTACTTGTGGTTGTCTAATACAGCTGAGTGGGCTGCTTTTGGATGCCAAAGCACAGGGGTTAGAGGAATCTTCAGCAAAAGTCTTGACCATCCAGCAAGTTATCATGGCTTTACATGCTTTAAGCAAGGTGTAACTTTTgatttacgaacatgttttctCTCTGTCCATTTAAAAGGAGTCCTCGTATTTGGTGTTTCTAAAAATGAGAAGCATGTGCATTCTGTTTTTATTTTAGTTATTTGTTATTGGAACTTATGTGTTCATATGTGAATAAAAAGGACACATCTCTTTATCAGATAACGGGATAGGAATTATCATATTGTCCTAGTTCTGTTAGGATACATCGGATAACAAGACAGTCACATGGTCCATTAAAAGTAGAGGATACTGTTTTTGAAAAATTCAGAAATGGAAGTACTATTTGGAAAAAGGCAGAAATAAAATGATCCAGGTTCTTGAAAACTGATTGTGCCGAATGGTTCCTGAAAACTGTTTCGTCTTTTGAGAAGAACAATTAGCTATTTTGTTGTCCTTGGTTAATTTTACTCTCTGAATTCAAGCTTTGATTGCATGCTaaccttgttttttttttaatatttatttggtCTTGGAACATCTATATGTTGTGGAAATAGACCCTCATTGCTGTAAATCTTGTTTATGGACAGGGATTCAATGAACGACTTGTTAAAAATAGCCGTCCAGCCATTGGAATTATGTTTAAGCAGGCTAGTTGAGCTATCCTTCAAATTGATGCATGTACAAGACATTATTTGATTTTGCATGGCTTTTCTGAAGTGCATTTAGATAATACAAGAAAGTTTTCATGGGTTGACATGCTTTTGTGTGGTTCAAGGCAGATTAACagtatatatttttaatgatattttgggTACACTTCTAAGAGTTTCCTCCTTTATGTTGCAGACGTTAGATGTTGTCTTAGAAATTCTTATCTCATTTCCAAATATCAAGATGTTGCGAAATAAGGTGACAAATTAAATATACTTTTCTGACATACCTTTTTTTATCTGACATCAATGACTAAAGAAATACATGGATGCAGATTACATCATTCGTTCATCGCATGGTTGATATTTTGGGAGCATCTATCTTTCCATACCTTCCTGTGGCTCTAAAGCAACTGCTTGTGGAAAGTGAGGTATCTTTTTTCTCATGCTTTtgcttgcttttttttttgttttccaatATTTTTAGGTTGGGTAATGTACATATGGAAACTTGTTTTATTCCACTGAACTTGTCCAATTATTATTTTCTGATTATTCT
The window above is part of the Musa acuminata AAA Group cultivar baxijiao chromosome BXJ2-6, Cavendish_Baxijiao_AAA, whole genome shotgun sequence genome. Proteins encoded here:
- the LOC135586027 gene encoding exportin-T-like isoform X4, with translation MDDLEKAILLVYEPGAADLALRAQAMAFCDRAKADPSALLRLCLDRLNRSPLVPVHFWCLQALHDAILLCYPSIPPADLHLLRSALLSLASDRPLPPAYPPFLRNKLAQALAALIRHEYPSVWPDPFLRTLPCVPSADPASVDMFARLLVALDDDLLSHDYPRSPEESADATRVKDAMRLQCVPQIARHWFDAASFYRSSNPSLATAALDTMRRYVTWIDIALIANEAFVPLLFDLILAPSSTEQLRAAAGGCVLAIAQKRMDPRQKVALLRTLPINRVFSDPELVLKVPDLVTGYAAEALECYKKLGSAEIDGSSPLELLEEVLPSVFYVMQESEEVELGNVVDFLSDYVTTMKSPSQKQAMYLGRILQVIREQICYDPAYRSNLDIPDKIGREEEDQMAEHRKGLLMLFCSVCRVAPDVTQLFIQTLLISALSSSEASVEEAEATLTLFYRLGETVNEEAARTGSGSLHELVDMLLSSRFPCHSHRMVALIYLETVTRFMKFVQDNPQYVPHVLSVFLDERGIHHPNLNVSRRASYLFMRAVKLLKAKFVPYLDMILQGLQDIVAQFTSSDWSSKDLKCPGSEDGSQTFEAIGLLIGMEDVPLEKQSEYLAAFLNPLCEKLSGLLLDAKAQGLEESSAKVLTIQQVIMALHALSKGFNERLVKNSRPAIGIMFKQTLDVVLEILISFPNIKMLRNKITSFVHRMVDILGASIFPYLPVALKQLLVESEPKDMVDFLVLVNQLIYKFGTSIEAILVEIFPAIASRLIVILPKDAFPSGPGCNTEEVRELQELQKTLYTFVHVMANHDLSSVFIAPDCMGYLDAMMQLLLLTACSHKDILLRKLCVQIFVKLIRDWCTNCNGDDKVPGFRSFVIEKFATNCCLYSVLDKSFEFRDANTLVLFGEIVLAQKVMYEKLGNDFIIHFVSQGLQAAHCPHEIAEQYYQKLQQANDAKALRSFYQLLIENLRQQQNGSLVFR
- the LOC135586027 gene encoding exportin-T-like isoform X5, with amino-acid sequence MDDLEKAILLVYEPGAADLALRAQAMAFCDRAKADPSALLRLCLDRLNRSPLVPVHFWCLQALHDAILLCYPSIPPADLHLLRSALLSLASDRPLPPAYPPFLRNKLAQALAALIRHEYPSVWPDPFLRTLPCVPSADPASVDMFARLLVALDDDLLSHDYPRSPEESADATRVKDAMRLQCVPQIARHWFDAASFYRSSNPSLATAALDTMRRYVTWIDIALIANEAFVPLLFDLILAPSSTEQLRAAAGGCVLAIAQKRMDPRQKVALLRTLPINRVFSDPELVLKVPDLVTGYAAEALECYKKLGSAEIDGSSPLELLEEVLPSVFYVMQESEEVELGNVVDFLSDYVTTMKSPSQKQAMYLGRILQVIREQICYDPAYRSNLDIPDKIGREEEDQMAEHRKGLLMLFCSVCRVAPDVTQLFIQTLLISALSSSEASVEEAEATLTLFYRLGETVNEEAARTGSGSLHELVDMLLSSRFPCHSHRMVALIYLETVTRFMKFVQDNPQYVPHVLSVFLDERGIHHPNLNVSRRASYLFMRAVKLLKAKFVPYLDMILQGLQDIVAQFTSSDWSSKDLKCPGSEDGSQTFEAIGLLIGMEDVPLEKQSEYLAAFLNPLCEKLSGLLLDAKAQGLEESSAKVLTIQQVIMALHALSKGFNERLVKNSRPAIGIMFKQTLDVVLEILISFPNIKMLRNKITSFVHRMVDILGASIFPYLPVALKQLLVESEPKDMVDFLVLVNQLIYKFGTSIEAILVEIFPAIASRLIVILPKDAFPSGPGCNTEEVRELQELQKTLYTFVHVMANHDLSSVFIAPDCMGYLDAMMQLLLLTACSHKDILLRKLCVQIFVKLIRDWCTNCNGDDKVPGFRSFVIEKFATNCCLYSVLDKSFEFRDANTLVLFGEIVLAQKVMYEKLGNDFIIHFVSQGLQAAHCPHEIAEQYYQKLQANDAKALRSFYQLLIENLRQQQNGSLVFR
- the LOC135586027 gene encoding exportin-T-like isoform X3, translated to MDDLEKAILLVYEPGAADLALRAQAMAFCDRAKADPSALLRLCLDRLNRSPLVPVHFWCLQALHDAILLCYPSIPPADLHLLRSALLSLASDRPLPPAYPPFLRNKLAQALAALIRHEYPSVWPDPFLRTLPCVPSADPASVDMFARLLVALDDDLLSHDYPRSPEESADATRVKDAMRLQCVPQIARHWFDAASFYRSSNPSLATAALDTMRRYVTWIDIALIANEAFVPLLFDLILAPSSTEQLRAAAGGCVLAIAQKRMDPRQKVALLRTLPINRVFSDPELVLKVPDLVTGYAAEALECYKKLGSAEIDGSSPLELLEEVLPSVFYVMQESEEVELGNVVDFLSDYVTTMKSPSQKQAMYLGRILQVIREQICYDPAYRSNLDIPDKIGREEEDQMAEHRKGLLMLFCSVCRVAPDVTQLFIQTLLISALSSSEASVEEAEATLTLFYRLGETVNEEAARTGSGSLHELVDMLLSSRFPCHSHRMVALIYLETVTRFMKFVQDNPQYVPHVLSVFLDERGIHHPNLNVSRRASYLFMRAVKLLKAKFVPYLDMILQGLQDIVAQFTSSDWSSKDLKCPGSEDGSQTFEAIGLLIGMEDVPLEKQSEYLAAFLNPLCEKLSGLLLDAKAQGLEESSAKVLTIQQVIMALHALSKTLDVVLEILISFPNIKMLRNKITSFVHRMVDILGASIFPYLPVALKQLLVESEPKDMVDFLVLVNQLIYKFGTSIEAILVEIFPAIASRLIVILPKDAFPSGPGCNTEEVRELQELQKTLYTFVHVMANHDLSSVFIAPDCMGYLDAMMQLLLLTACSHKDILLRKLCVQIFVKLIRDWCTNCNGDDKVPGFRSFVIEKFATNCCLYSVLDKSFEFRDANTLVLFGEIVLAQKVMYEKLGNDFIIHFVSQGLQAAHCPHEIAEQYYQKLQQANDAKALRSFYQLLIENLRQQQNGSLVFREVLPMYIIIETSLKMRRCILWQQHSSKKEREKGSAWFY
- the LOC135586027 gene encoding exportin-T-like isoform X2 is translated as MDDLEKAILLVYEPGAADLALRAQAMAFCDRAKADPSALLRLCLDRLNRSPLVPVHFWCLQALHDAILLCYPSIPPADLHLLRSALLSLASDRPLPPAYPPFLRNKLAQALAALIRHEYPSVWPDPFLRTLPCVPSADPASVDMFARLLVALDDDLLSHDYPRSPEESADATRVKDAMRLQCVPQIARHWFDAASFYRSSNPSLATAALDTMRRYVTWIDIALIANEAFVPLLFDLILAPSSTEQLRAAAGGCVLAIAQKRMDPRQKVALLRTLPINRVFSDPELVLKVPDLVTGYAAEALECYKKLGSAEIDGSSPLELLEEVLPSVFYVMQESEEVELGNVVDFLSDYVTTMKSPSQKQAMYLGRILQVIREQICYDPAYRSNLDIPDKIGREEEDQMAEHRKGLLMLFCSVCRVAPDVTQLFIQTLLISALSSSEASVEEAEATLTLFYRLGETVNEEAARTGSGSLHELVDMLLSSRFPCHSHRMVALIYLETVTRFMKFVQDNPQYVPHVLSVFLDERGIHHPNLNVSRRASYLFMRAVKLLKAKFVPYLDMILQGLQDIVAQFTSSDWSSKDLKCPGSEDGSQTFEAIGLLIGMEDVPLEKQSEYLAAFLNPLCEKLSGLLLDAKAQGLEESSAKVLTIQQVIMALHALSKGFNERLVKNSRPAIGIMFKQTLDVVLEILISFPNIKMLRNKITSFVHRMVDILGASIFPYLPVALKQLLVESEPKDMVDFLVLVNQLIYKFGTSIEAILVEIFPAIASRLIVILPKDAFPSGPGCNTEEVRELQELQKTLYTFVHVMANHDLSSVFIAPDCMGYLDAMMQLLLLTACSHKDILLRKLCVQIFVKLIRDWCTNCNGDDKVPGFRSFVIEKFATNCCLYSVLDKSFEFRDANTLVLFGEIVLAQKVMYEKLGNDFIIHFVSQGLQAAHCPHEIAEQYYQKLQANDAKALRSFYQLLIENLRQQQNGSLVFREVLPMYIIIETSLKMRRCILWQQHSSKKEREKGSAWFY
- the LOC135586027 gene encoding exportin-T-like isoform X1; the protein is MDDLEKAILLVYEPGAADLALRAQAMAFCDRAKADPSALLRLCLDRLNRSPLVPVHFWCLQALHDAILLCYPSIPPADLHLLRSALLSLASDRPLPPAYPPFLRNKLAQALAALIRHEYPSVWPDPFLRTLPCVPSADPASVDMFARLLVALDDDLLSHDYPRSPEESADATRVKDAMRLQCVPQIARHWFDAASFYRSSNPSLATAALDTMRRYVTWIDIALIANEAFVPLLFDLILAPSSTEQLRAAAGGCVLAIAQKRMDPRQKVALLRTLPINRVFSDPELVLKVPDLVTGYAAEALECYKKLGSAEIDGSSPLELLEEVLPSVFYVMQESEEVELGNVVDFLSDYVTTMKSPSQKQAMYLGRILQVIREQICYDPAYRSNLDIPDKIGREEEDQMAEHRKGLLMLFCSVCRVAPDVTQLFIQTLLISALSSSEASVEEAEATLTLFYRLGETVNEEAARTGSGSLHELVDMLLSSRFPCHSHRMVALIYLETVTRFMKFVQDNPQYVPHVLSVFLDERGIHHPNLNVSRRASYLFMRAVKLLKAKFVPYLDMILQGLQDIVAQFTSSDWSSKDLKCPGSEDGSQTFEAIGLLIGMEDVPLEKQSEYLAAFLNPLCEKLSGLLLDAKAQGLEESSAKVLTIQQVIMALHALSKGFNERLVKNSRPAIGIMFKQTLDVVLEILISFPNIKMLRNKITSFVHRMVDILGASIFPYLPVALKQLLVESEPKDMVDFLVLVNQLIYKFGTSIEAILVEIFPAIASRLIVILPKDAFPSGPGCNTEEVRELQELQKTLYTFVHVMANHDLSSVFIAPDCMGYLDAMMQLLLLTACSHKDILLRKLCVQIFVKLIRDWCTNCNGDDKVPGFRSFVIEKFATNCCLYSVLDKSFEFRDANTLVLFGEIVLAQKVMYEKLGNDFIIHFVSQGLQAAHCPHEIAEQYYQKLQQANDAKALRSFYQLLIENLRQQQNGSLVFREVLPMYIIIETSLKMRRCILWQQHSSKKEREKGSAWFY